The sequence below is a genomic window from Anaerocolumna chitinilytica.
AAAGTTCCTGTCTGATGGTTAGCAGTACGGTATTGCTTATCTTTGCCATAATAAACATACGCAGTTTTACTAGCAGGATGTATGTAATATTCAATACGGCGGCAAAAAGACCGAGCTTTATGAGTCCGTTTACATCTTTACCGGCGATATTTACATTGATGGCATGCTCTATTATGAGAGGGTTTATAAGACTGATTGCCACAGTCCCGCCCATAATAAGCAGCACAGCAAGGATTTCTCTCTTATAGGACAGCAGGTATCGAAATAGCCTTAAGAGAGTATTTACTTTACTGGAGCCGTTAAGATTCTCGTCGGCTCTTACAGAATTTACTGACATTCGTGTTCCTCCTTTTAAGGAATTATAAAAATATGTTTTATACGGCCACTGAAGTGGCTTCTAGGTATTCACCGTACTGTGCCATAAAGGTATCATAATAGAGGCCCTTTTTCTCAAGGAGGCTTTCATGGGTTCCTCTCTCAGCTATGGAACCATTCTCAAGGAAAATGATTTCGTCTGCATTTCTAACCGCTGATATACGGTGAGCAATGATGATCTTTGTGGTATCGGATAACTCGTTAAGGTTCTTTTGGATTAAATGTTCTGTTTCCATATCCAAGGCAGAAGTGGAATCGTCCAGTATAAGAACAGGAGTATCCTTTGATAAGGCTCTTGCAATACTGATACGCTGCTTCTGTCCGCCGGAGAGTCCCACACCCCTTTCGCCGATTACAGTATCGTATTTCTCATCCATTTTTTCTATAAATTCAGCAGCCTGGGCTTTTTCAATGGAATTTAATACGTCCTGCTCAGTAATAAGGGAGCGCTTTCCCATCTTAACATTTTCATTAACGGTATCAGAGAACAGGAATACATCCTGCATAACGAGAGACATGTTCTTTCGAAGGTCCTTTAAGGATAAATCCTTTACATTAATGCCATCTAACTTAATAGTACCCTCCGTTGTTTCATAAAAACGCTGCAGCAGATTAATAACAGAGGTCTTTCCGGAACCGGTAGCTCCCATAATACCAAGAGTTTTACCGGGATTTATGTGAAAACTTACATTTTTGAGTATTGGTGTTTCATTTACTGTGAAGGATACATTTTCAAAAGTAATTTCTCCGGAGGCTTTATCAAGGGGAATAGCATCTTCTTTGGAAACAACAGTAGGCTGTTCCTTCATTATTTTATTAATTCTCTTCGTAGAGGCAGCCGCAGAAGCCAGATCGTTAAAAAGCCAGCCTATTAATTCCATTGGCCATACAATGTTGTTGGCATATTCTGCAAAGGCACCTAAGGTACCAAGAGTAATGTCATTTCGTATTACGAGGAAACCTCCGGCTACGATTACAGTTACCGGCAGAAGTCTTGTTATAAACTGAAAATAAGGATTATACTTGATTAGTATTTTTGACTGTCTCATATTCAAGTCGTAATACCTTTTGTTATGGGATAAAAATTTTGTTATTTCGAATTTCTCTCTTGCAAATGCCTTAACGGTCCTTACGCCGGCCAGATTTTCCTGGGCTACCAGATTCAGCTTTGCATTCTCTTCACTGATTTCTTCATATACATTATCCAATTTCTTTTCCATCTTAATTGCTATAAAAGCAACGATAGGCATTACAATAAGCGGTATCAGAGTAAGCAGCGGACTCAGGGAAAACATACTGTAGAGTACCAGAACTACCTGAATTACAACCTCTATTACCAACATACCGATGAATCCTACGCCGGACCATACCTTATCTACATCGTCCTTTAAACGTGACATCAATTCGCCGGTGTTGTTCTTATCGAAGTAATCAAGGGATAAACTTTGAACGTGATTGAAAAGTTTTCTTCGTACATCTGCTCCTATTTTAGAGCTGACAGAATCAAAAAGAAGTTCTTTTAAGTAATTAAAGATAGCTCTGCCTGCTCCTATTATAAGAATAATTACTAAGAATCTTGTAAGCAGGTTTACCTTCCCACCGACAATAACATCATCGATTATGTGTTTTAATATACGCGGGGAGAGCATATCCAACCCCACACTTGTAATCATACACACAATAGCAATGGTGTATAAATACCAGTATTTTTTTATGTAACTTGATATTTTCATAAATCCTCCTCCCTATCCGGGGACAAAAAAATAGCCGTGGTTTATTACCACGGCGACAAAAATCCATTTATAGTTTATGTGTAGATTGGCATAATACGGCTACACTATATAAAAGAATTAAAGGTTGAGGTAATAAAAGATAACTTGTGTTTGTTGTTTGCTGCAGCGCTAAATCCGTTAGTCATGGTTTTTTACCTCACTTTCTTTTATAATCTTTAGATATTATACCACATTAGTAATATTTGTCAACCTAAAATTACTGGAAATTCATATATTTTTTTAATTAATATAAATATAGCTATAAATAGTGTACGAGCAATAAAAAATGAATAAAAAAATGAATTACAAATAAGAAATTTTGTAATATATGTTGTTGACAGTAAATCATAGAAAGAGTATTATCTCATTGTAGATTTTAAATGTCCATAATGGATAACAAACATCATTAAAGAAAGTAAGGAGATGAGAAAATGAAATTAACCAGAGGAATCGAGCAGGCGGTTTGTATTATTGCATTATTAGCAACTCAGGACAAAAGCATACCGGTAGCGTCAGAGGAAATTCATAAACGTCTGAAAGGTTCCCTGACTTATACGAAAAAAATTATACGTAAATTGGTTGTAGCAAAAATGGTTAATTCGGTATCTGGTAACAACGGGGGATTTACACTGGCAAAAAAGACCGATGAAATAAACCTTCTGGATATAGTGGAAGCCTTAGAAGGTAAGATTGAGACTTATCCTGATTCAGGTCTTATCGATAAGGTTTTCGAAGATAAACAGATTCTGGCCAACCAGGGAACGGTTGTTATGAGAAATGCCTTTGCAGAAGCGGATATGTTATATCGAGAAACATTGAGAGCAAAGACAGTAAACCAGTTACTGGAAGAGACATTAGGCAGCAGACCAATAAGGCCCGTCAACTGGAATCAGGCTGATGAAGGCCGGGAGTTATTGATAAGAAAGGTGATGAAAAGTATTCATGGAAATGATAAAGACAGAATGGAAAAAGATTAGTGCTAATAAATTATTATTAATTTCAGTTATTGTTATAAGTTGTATTCCGCTTATTTATGCTTCTTTTTTCTTAAAATCATTGTGGGATCCCTACGGCAAGACAGAGAATCTTCCTATTGCAGTTGTAAATGAGGATAAATCCGTAGACTTCGAGGGTCAGACCTTATCCGTGGGAAATGATATTATTGAGGAATTAAAGAATGATAACAGCCTGGATTGGAATTTTGTAGACAGTAAAAAAGCCCAAAAGGGTTTAAAAGACAGCAAGTATTATATGATCGTAACATTTCCGGAGAATTTCTCTGAAAATGCTTCAACGGTACTTTCCGATAATCCGACTCAAATGGTAATTAGCTATGAAACCAATGGTGGTATCAACTATTTGGGTGAGGTATTCAGCGAACAGGCTATTAAAGAATTGCAGAATAAGGTATCTGAAAAAGTAACAAAGGCCTATGTAAGTGCTATCTTCGATAAAGTAGAAGACATGGGAGGAAGCATTACAGAGGCAGCCGATGCATCCGCTCAGATTAAAGATGGTGCAGATAAGATAAAAGACGGCAATGAAGAGCTTTATAAGAATCTTGATAAATTATCCAAGGCAAGTCTTACCTTCAGTGACGGAACAGATTCCTTAAGCCTTGGTTTAAGTACTTACCTGAACGGAGTGCTGACAGCCAGTGACGGAGCAGGAAAATTAAAAGACGGCTTGGCAAAATACCAGGCAGGGGTTAAGACTTATACGGACGGGGTGAAACAGGCTGCACAGGGAGCCAGCACACTGAACAAGAACTCCGAAGATTTAAAGAAGGGTGCAAAGCTTGTCTCAGAAGGTGTTTCCGAGCTTAACAGCAAGCTTGGTACTACCATTGGTTCTTTAGGCGGAAATAATGATGGAATCAAGCAACTGGCTGATGGTATGACAGCAGTTAACAGTGCGGTTTCAACATTGGATAATGGTGCAAAGACACTGGCAGCCGGAATTCCTACGAAAGACCAGGTTAGTAGTGTATCAAAATATCTGGACATCAACACCTTCAGTCAATTACCAAAAGAACAACAGGCCGTTGTTTTACAAACCGCAGCTAAACTTTTAGGGGGATATACTACAATTGGCGCTGGGGTTGGCCAGTTATCCGGAGGCCTTGATGCTCTTGCAAAACAAACACCTGCCCTGGCAGCAGGTACTACTCAGGTATATAATACACTTGGAGCAGTAGCACAACAGGCGCCTGCGCTTTCACAGGGCCTTGCTAAACTGGATGCCGGTGCAAAGAGTTTAAACACAGGAGTAAATTCCTATACAGCAGGAGTATTACAGCTATCCCAAGGCTTAAATCAGTTAAATGCGAAAGCCGGTGACTTAAACGGAGGTATCAGCCAGATTACGGAAGGATCCACCAGCCTGGCAGCAGGACTTAATACCCTAACACAGAATAACAGCAAGCTTTCAACCGGTATGGACCAGATTAAAAAAGGTGCAGAAGATATTCACGATGGTGCAGCAAAGTTAGCGGATGGTTCCAAAAAGTTAGGGGATGGACTTACCGATCTTTCTGATGGTGCCGGAAAGTTAAATGACGGACTGCAGGAAGGTGCAGACACCATCAAATCCTTTGATGCCTCAGATGCTACCATTGATATGATTGCAGCACCCAGTACTTTAAGTGAGACTAAATACTCTGATGTACCTAATTATGGTCATGCACTGGCACCTTATGTATTATCCTTATCTTTATATGTAGGATGTATGCTTTTCAATTTTATCTATCCTATCAGAAAAGTTGCCTTAAAAGGCAAGCCGGTAGTACAATGGTGGCTTTCCAAGCTTTCCGTTGGTATTGCAGCTGCAACACTTATGGCTGTGATAGAAGCAGGAGTTATGCATCTTATAGGAGTAGATACCATATCCACCGGAAGTTATTTTGTAACAGCTTTATTATCTGCTTATGCATATATGCTTTTAATCATGTTTTTATCTGTTGCTTTTGATAACCCGGGACGTTTTGTAGCTATGGTACTTCTGGTACTCCAGCTCTCCGGTGCAGGCGGCACGTTCCCTATGCAGTTAACATTTAAGTTCTATCAGGTAATCCATCCGTTCTTACCAATGTCCTATTCCATCTATAGTTTCCGCCAGTCTATCAGCGGAGGATTAGGAAATCACGTTCTTGCATCCAGCATGATCGTATTGGCAATGATAGCAGTAATTTCCGCTCTTCTTTTACTGGTTTCTATGACAATATTAAAGAAAATAAGCAAGGACGGAGTATCTCAATTAGATGATAATCAGAAACTGATGGATACAGATTATTCTTACGCAGATTCTTCACTGTAAACAAATGATTTGACAACATTTTTATTTTATTATAGAATGACAGATAGCCGGTGGGTAATACAATTATGTATCACTTACCGGTTTTTTGTGAGCGGATTGTATATCATTCAGTTTGTTATAAAAACATGTAAAAAAGATAAAGTTTTTATTAATTTTCACTATATTCAAAGAATGTTCATAATTCTGTGCTATAATGAACTCGATTGGTGAAATAGAGAGTGAACATATTTTCCAAAAAAATTAGACATGGATTTTCCTTGTTTAAGGAGGATAGAAATGGATTTACCTATTTTTTACAGTGAAGAAGATGAATGGAAGAAAGTTATGTTGATGTATGACTCTGCATTACGGGAAGTCAGCACCAAGTTGGAAATACTAAATAATGAGTTTAAATTAAACCATCAATATAACCCGATAGAGCATATTACTTCCAGATTAAAATCTCCTCAAAGTATCGCAAAGAAATTACAGCACAATAACAGGGAAATAACAGTAGAAAACATTGTTAAATATATAAATGACGTTGCAGGAATACGTATTATTTGTTCTTTTACTTCCGATATCTACCGAATTGCAGATCTGATTGCAGCACAAAGTGATGTAAATGTATTAAAGGTAAAAGATTATATTACCTGTCCTAAGCCAAATGGCTATACCAGCTATCATATGATTATATCGGTTCCCATCTTTCTCTCGGATACAATGTTAAATGTAAAGGTTGAGATACAGATAAGAACCATTGCAATGGATTTCTGGGCAAGCTTAGAGCATAAGATTTACTACAAATTTGAAGGAAATGCACCGGAGAGAATTCGGAAAGAATTAAAGGAATGCGCGGAAATCGTATCTTTCCTTGACCATAAGATGCTTTCGTTGAACGAAGAAATCAAACTCTATAATCCGGACAGTGAATTGGAGCATTACAGAGAAGTATTGTCTGAATCTTTTCAAAGTACCATAAGAGAATCCTATGGCACGATAATTGAGGAAGAAGAGATTGTACAGGTAGTAAAAGAAGTTAAAATAGTTGAGGAAAGTGCTGACACCGAGGAAAGTTCCAAACAACAGGAAGAAAGTCTAAACAGTAAACAGGATGGATGGCAGGAGGAAGGTCAGACCGAGGAACAGGAAAAGAAGCAGGGGAGACCGGAATCATTAGCTGATGCTCTCGAAATGGTGGAAGAGGCGAAGGAAAAGAATAAATTTTTCCGCTTTTTTAAGCGTAATATTATTAATGAAGAAATGGATAAGATGTAGTTTAAATACATTATAATCTTCATAAAAAACAGCGTAATATCCTTGGTAAACAGAAGGATATTACGCTGCTTTTTTTGTTACTTATCTTTTGTATAAACATACTTATTATTTATCAGGAAAGCTTAAATTTCGATAGAAGAGCACCAAGGCCGGTGGATGCCTCTTCACCGGAGGTGTATTCAAAAGGAGCTTCTTCTACCGTTTCAGATACCTCGGCCTTCTCTTCCACAGCTTTTATGCTGAGGCTGATCTTACCGTCTTTGACATCTATAATCTTAACGGTCACTTCCTGACCTTCCTTTAAGACTTCACCGGGGGTCTTAAGGCGTTTATTCGCTATCTGGGAAATATGAAGAAGACCAGACAAACCATTTCCGAGGTTAACAAAAGCACCATAGGGAGCTAATTTCTCTACCGTTCCTTTGGTTATCTGGCCTACCGGCACATGGGAAATTTTATTGAGTTTTTCCTTAGCGGCAAGATCTTTTTCAATTTCTTTTGCGGAAAGAATCAGTTTCGATTTCTCTTCTTCCACCGTAATTACCTGGACATCAATCTCTTTATTAACCCAGGCATTGAGATCTTCCACATAAGTTAAAGATAATTGAGAGGCCGGTATAAAAGCGCGGATTCCAAGGAGATAAGTGGTTACACCTCCATTAACGGCCTGTGCTATTTTTACTCTTAATACATCTTTGTTATCCCTATAGCCTTTTAAGGTTTCCCAAGAGAGAATACCATCAGCATCTTTTTTGGAGAGAAGGATATTTCCTTTTCCGTCATCTTCTCTGATAACTACTGCAGAAACCTCTTCTCCCATTGTTACATCTGCTTTAATTGAGAACCTGGGATCATTACTAAGTTCTTCCAAGGGGATAATTCCCTCTGCGTAGTACCCTAAATCTACAGTAACCTCAGTATCAGAAATACCAATAACGGTTCCCTTAACCAGTGTCCCTTCTTCTATTTTGTGCATGGACTTACTTATTTGGTCCTCGAATTCCTTCATAGAAGGGATAATCTCTTCCGGAGCAGCTGCTTTGGCAGTTTCGGCATCAGCAGTTATTTCTTCGGTTACTGTATCAAATTCCTCGTTCATTGTATAGCTCCTTCCTAATTATAGTATTTATAAACAGTATAGCTTATAGTCAGTATATAGGCAAGCCCGTTATCTGTTATCCTTACAGCGGTTACACAATCTGCCGCTTTTGATTTTAGCACCGCACCTTTCACAAGTAAACCAGGCGTCCCTGGAGTCATCAGAAAATTCCAAGCGCTCTTCTCTGATCCATTCAAACAGTCTTTTCGGAGGGACGTCCATTGCCAGGGATATATCTGATATGGTTGCTTTCCGATGGGTTATTATATACTCCTTTACCTTGTCAAAGAGTTCTAATTCTGAGTTTATACTTTTGGTAACATTCGTATTAGAAAGTTCTTCTTCTGGTTTATCAGGTTCTTTATGGGATAGATTCTTAAGGCAGTCAGGGCATATTTCAGGTCCATAAATATACTGAAATAGTCTTTTGCAGTTTTTACATACTTTCAATTCCATGTTGTTCATCCTTTGTTTTAAGAAGAGCTATGATGAATTACGAAAGGCGTAATTCATACAAGTGCCTGCGATATCCTCAGTGCAAACTCGAGGCATGTGAAAAGGGCAAGGTAGTCAACGAAATACGAAAAGCGTAATTCATAAACCAGTTTGAAAAGGACAAGCTTTAATTAAATAATTAAATCAGTTTCCTGTAGGTATAGTTTATAAGAGTTACAGGCAGAAAGCAAGGATATATTTACCGAAGGGGTATAGGAGGGCAGCAATAGAGGTAAAATTTATATGAAAGTCCTCTTTAGCAGCAGGGGTGACGCGTTAAAATAAGGCTGCCTCTTGCAATGGCAGGTATTTTAAGATAAAATTATAAATCAAATACAAGTTAATAATAGCAAATTGCCAATACTGAAATGGTTTGCAAAAGAAAACATATGAATGAAAATAGAGTGAAAAGAGGATTAAGATGGAAGATAAAAATAAATTTCAAGAAATGCTAAAGGATGTCCTGGAGGTTGCCAGAATACAGGGAAATGAACTGGGAATGAATGAAATCAAAGAGTTTTTCGGCGATATGGGACTTACGGAAGAACAATATGAGCATATCTTTGCTTATCTGGCGGCAGCACATATAACCGTAAAAGGATATGTTAAGACGAGGGTCTTTGATGATTATAAGGAAGCTATACAGGAAGAAGAAGTGAAAGAAGAAGCAGAGGAAGAAAAAGCAGAGGAAGAAAAAGAGCAGGCTGAGGAAGAGGAAGTAACAGCAGACGAAAAGGAAGAAAAGAAGAAGGATAAAGTACAGGCGCAAGGAGCAGATTCACAGTACTTAAAGATGTATTTACAGGACCTGGACGCAGTTAAGCCTGCAAATGAAGCAGAGTTTCGCCTTTTACTCCAGGCAGTCAGAGAGAAAAAGGAAAATGTGAAAGAACGTTTTATAGAAGTTCAGCTGATTAAAGTTGTAGAGATTGCAAAGCTTTATCAGAACAGAGGGGTTACCCTGGAGGACTTGATACAGGAGGGAAATATTGGACTTTTATGTGCTGTGGAAACCCTTTACACAGATACGGTTTTAGAGAATGAGACGGACTTTATCGAGGGCTATATAAGAAATGCAATGGAAGAGATTATCTATGAAAGCACTGAAAGCAGCAGTTTTGAGGAAGAAATGATAAAAAAAATCGATTATATCAGGAAAGCTTCCGAAGATTTAAAGGAAGAGCTAGGCCGTGAAGGAAACATTCATGAACTGTCAAGATATGTAAAAATGTCGGAAGAGGAATTAATTGACATTATTAATATGTCGGTAGATGGTGTAAAATTAAGTAAAAAACACGACTAAATAGAAAGTAGGGGATAGGACTTGCAGGAATATAGTGAAGCGCCCGTAACAATGGTAAAATGGTACATGGCTTTCTGTAAGAAACGGATATTTTTATTACTTTTAGCCCCAGTTTCCGTTTTCTTTTTGTGGCTTGCAAAAGTGAATCAGAATTTTGCAGAGCTTGTATTTGCAAGAAAAATATATAAGGTGATTGCACATGCAGTAAGCTTTATATCAGATAAATTTCCTATTTCACTGATGGAAGTTGAGATTATTCTGCTGCCTGTTCTTGTAGTACTGGGAATTGCTTATCTTATATATCAGCTCATCCGACATAAGAAAAACAGTAAATCTATTAGCTATTTAATGCTCTTAACTTTGGTAAACGTAGCATGTATAGCAAGCGTACTTTTTTTTATGTATGTATTTATGGCAGGAATCAATTATCACCGCTATTCCTTTGCTAAGATAAGCGGATATAATATCCAGGAATCATCAGTTGAGGATTTATACCAAATGACAATAAATCTTTCAGAGAGAGCAGCAAAGGCCAGAAATCTTATTAGTACTAAAGGCGGCGAGTTTACAAAGGACGGAAATGTCAGTATAGATAAGAGTAACTGGAAGGCCCTGGTTGCTGCAGAAGTAAAGGCTTATGCAAAGGAAGGAAAAGTATATCCGGAACTGAAGGGTAATTACAAATCAGTTAAATCGGTGGATTTCTCAAGGGTTATGTCGGCTATGGAGATTACAGGAATCTTCTGGCCATTTACTATGGAATCCAATGTTAACACAGATGTGGTAGATTACAGTATTCCGGCTACCATGGGCCATGAGATGGCACATTTGAGAGGCTTTATGCGGGAAGATGAAGCAAATTTTATCTCCTATCTTATTTGCAGCAATTCCGATAATCCGGTATTGCAGTACAGTGGACTGATGCTTGCGCTTTCCTATGCTGGAAACCAGCTCTATAATCAATCACCGGAAGATTTTGAGAAGGTTAGAGCAACCTATACAGCAGAGATGTCAGCTGATTTAAGAGAGGATTATTATTACTGGGTGCAGTTTGAGGATACGGTAATCAGTACCGCATCCAATACCGTAAATGATAACTACCTAAAAGCAAACAACCAGTCAGACGGAGTAAAAAGTTACGGACGGATGGTAGATCTGCTGCTTGCAGAGTATAAAGCAGAAAAGAATAATTAATATATGGGAGATGCCTTTTTTGTATAGAGAAAGGCATTTCCTTTTTTTCCGGTCTTTTCGATTACCTCCATCTGGAGAAGAACCTTAAGAGCGGATGAAAGGGAAATCCCGCCAAGGCCGGAAGCTTTTGCAAATTCTTTGGATACAAAAGTGTCTGCTAAACCTTCCGGCAGAAGCTGCTTATAATCGGAGGGCTTTTCTAACAGCATTTCTCCTGCAAGGTTTACAGGTATCCGGTCGGCTTTTTCAGCTCCCATTTTTTTATTCTTACTCCAGCCATTCAGAAATTTATACTCCTCCAGATCAATAAAGTATATATGTATGGTTAATCCGGGACAATCCAGGTAATCCTTTATCTTATATAATTCAGGAAGAATCTGATAGGCTTTTCCGGTCTTTGGAGACTTTCTCTTTGGACTGACTTCGCCGGATTCTTTATCCACCCAAAGCAGCCATTTCGTATGAGCAATAGGATAAACAATGGTAACCGGAAAGTCTTCTAAGAATACGGGAAGCTTGCCTCTAAGTCGGTCAAAGTTTCCTGTCTGTATTTCAATAATCCCTTCAGGGGTTAGTATATCAGCATAATAGTTTTTATATTTTATCTCGTGATTTACCTGGTCCGGGGATAAGAAATTTTTTAATACCGCATGGACGGTTTTCTCTCCAAGAGTACCGATTCCGTTTTCTGTTCTGGGTGCATTGATAACAGTATTGATGGCTTGTTCAAATAAAAGAGTATCCATAATAACCTCGTATATTTCGTTTCTTATATTAAGAATAAAACAGACCTGGAAAGAGGTCAAGAATAATTCTTTCTTGAGTATTAAAAAGAGGTGGTCTATAATAAAAACAATGCATCATGCAAAGATAATTTTACAGGGAGGAATATTCATGAAAGAAAAAGAAAATGCAAAGGAACTTCTTTCCTTTATAAAAGAGGCGACTTCTCCATACCATGTGGTGGAAGAAGGAATTGTATTTCTGAAAAAGGAAGGTTTTGAAGAACTTGATTTAAAAGAAAATTGGCAGCTGGAAAAAGGAAAAGGTTATTATATAAAGCCTTATGGTACATCATTATTTGCCTTTACGGTGGGGGCACATTTTGCAGAGGGACAGAATTTCAGAATCGCAGCAGCACACACGGACCATCCGGGTTTTCGTGTGAAGCCTAATGCAGATATGAAAAGCGGAGCTTACAGAAAATTGAATACAGATGTATATGGTGGACCTATCTTAAATACCTGGATGGACCGTCCTCTTTCTTTAGCCGGAAGAGTTGCATTAAGAAGCGAGGACCCTTTTCATCCCGAAATGAGACTTCTGGATGTGAAAAAGCCCATACTGATTATACCTAATCTAGCTATTCATGTTAACAAAGAGGTAAATAAAGGAGTTGAACTGAATCGCCAGACAGATACCCTGCCCTTATTCTCAATGCTTGAGGAAGATGTTAGCGAGGAGAAATTCTTCGTGAGTTTTCTTGCGAAGGAACTAGGCGTGGACAGTTCCAGAATACTGGACTACGATATGTATATTTATAACAGTGAGGACGGCGGCTTTGTCGGAATGAAAGATGACTTTGTATCCTGCCCGAGACTTGACAATCTTACCTCTGTATGGTCCCTGTTAAAAGGAATTGTTTCAGGAAGAAGGGACGAGGGTATTAATCTTATTGCCTTATATGATAACGAAGAGATTGGCAGTAAGACCAAACAGGGAGCAGACTCAGCACTCTTAAATCTTCTGCTGGAGAAAATTATGGGTAGCCTTTCTTTATCAAAGGATAGCCTTTATTCACAGGTGACAGATAGTTTTCTTCTCTCTGTTGATGTAGCCCACGGAGTACATCCAAATCATCCGGAGAAATATGACCCTACCAACTATACCGCATTAAATGAGGGAATTGTGTTCAAGATAGATTGCAACCAAAGATACACCTTTGATACCGAAGCTATTGCTATTGTGCAGCAGATATGTGAAAAGAGTGAGGTGAAATACCAGAAGTTTGTGAACCGTTCTGATATGCCCGGAGGTGGTACCTTAGGCCCCAT
It includes:
- a CDS encoding ABC transporter ATP-binding protein; translated protein: MKISSYIKKYWYLYTIAIVCMITSVGLDMLSPRILKHIIDDVIVGGKVNLLTRFLVIILIIGAGRAIFNYLKELLFDSVSSKIGADVRRKLFNHVQSLSLDYFDKNNTGELMSRLKDDVDKVWSGVGFIGMLVIEVVIQVVLVLYSMFSLSPLLTLIPLIVMPIVAFIAIKMEKKLDNVYEEISEENAKLNLVAQENLAGVRTVKAFAREKFEITKFLSHNKRYYDLNMRQSKILIKYNPYFQFITRLLPVTVIVAGGFLVIRNDITLGTLGAFAEYANNIVWPMELIGWLFNDLASAAASTKRINKIMKEQPTVVSKEDAIPLDKASGEITFENVSFTVNETPILKNVSFHINPGKTLGIMGATGSGKTSVINLLQRFYETTEGTIKLDGINVKDLSLKDLRKNMSLVMQDVFLFSDTVNENVKMGKRSLITEQDVLNSIEKAQAAEFIEKMDEKYDTVIGERGVGLSGGQKQRISIARALSKDTPVLILDDSTSALDMETEHLIQKNLNELSDTTKIIIAHRISAVRNADEIIFLENGSIAERGTHESLLEKKGLYYDTFMAQYGEYLEATSVAV
- a CDS encoding Rrf2 family transcriptional regulator is translated as MKLTRGIEQAVCIIALLATQDKSIPVASEEIHKRLKGSLTYTKKIIRKLVVAKMVNSVSGNNGGFTLAKKTDEINLLDIVEALEGKIETYPDSGLIDKVFEDKQILANQGTVVMRNAFAEADMLYRETLRAKTVNQLLEETLGSRPIRPVNWNQADEGRELLIRKVMKSIHGNDKDRMEKD
- a CDS encoding YhgE/Pip domain-containing protein, giving the protein MEMIKTEWKKISANKLLLISVIVISCIPLIYASFFLKSLWDPYGKTENLPIAVVNEDKSVDFEGQTLSVGNDIIEELKNDNSLDWNFVDSKKAQKGLKDSKYYMIVTFPENFSENASTVLSDNPTQMVISYETNGGINYLGEVFSEQAIKELQNKVSEKVTKAYVSAIFDKVEDMGGSITEAADASAQIKDGADKIKDGNEELYKNLDKLSKASLTFSDGTDSLSLGLSTYLNGVLTASDGAGKLKDGLAKYQAGVKTYTDGVKQAAQGASTLNKNSEDLKKGAKLVSEGVSELNSKLGTTIGSLGGNNDGIKQLADGMTAVNSAVSTLDNGAKTLAAGIPTKDQVSSVSKYLDINTFSQLPKEQQAVVLQTAAKLLGGYTTIGAGVGQLSGGLDALAKQTPALAAGTTQVYNTLGAVAQQAPALSQGLAKLDAGAKSLNTGVNSYTAGVLQLSQGLNQLNAKAGDLNGGISQITEGSTSLAAGLNTLTQNNSKLSTGMDQIKKGAEDIHDGAAKLADGSKKLGDGLTDLSDGAGKLNDGLQEGADTIKSFDASDATIDMIAAPSTLSETKYSDVPNYGHALAPYVLSLSLYVGCMLFNFIYPIRKVALKGKPVVQWWLSKLSVGIAAATLMAVIEAGVMHLIGVDTISTGSYFVTALLSAYAYMLLIMFLSVAFDNPGRFVAMVLLVLQLSGAGGTFPMQLTFKFYQVIHPFLPMSYSIYSFRQSISGGLGNHVLASSMIVLAMIAVISALLLLVSMTILKKISKDGVSQLDDNQKLMDTDYSYADSSL
- a CDS encoding S1 RNA-binding domain-containing protein translates to MNEEFDTVTEEITADAETAKAAAPEEIIPSMKEFEDQISKSMHKIEEGTLVKGTVIGISDTEVTVDLGYYAEGIIPLEELSNDPRFSIKADVTMGEEVSAVVIREDDGKGNILLSKKDADGILSWETLKGYRDNKDVLRVKIAQAVNGGVTTYLLGIRAFIPASQLSLTYVEDLNAWVNKEIDVQVITVEEEKSKLILSAKEIEKDLAAKEKLNKISHVPVGQITKGTVEKLAPYGAFVNLGNGLSGLLHISQIANKRLKTPGEVLKEGQEVTVKIIDVKDGKISLSIKAVEEKAEVSETVEEAPFEYTSGEEASTGLGALLSKFKLS
- a CDS encoding flagellar protein, with product MELKVCKNCKRLFQYIYGPEICPDCLKNLSHKEPDKPEEELSNTNVTKSINSELELFDKVKEYIITHRKATISDISLAMDVPPKRLFEWIREERLEFSDDSRDAWFTCERCGAKIKSGRLCNRCKDNR
- a CDS encoding sigma-70 family RNA polymerase sigma factor, producing the protein MEDKNKFQEMLKDVLEVARIQGNELGMNEIKEFFGDMGLTEEQYEHIFAYLAAAHITVKGYVKTRVFDDYKEAIQEEEVKEEAEEEKAEEEKEQAEEEEVTADEKEEKKKDKVQAQGADSQYLKMYLQDLDAVKPANEAEFRLLLQAVREKKENVKERFIEVQLIKVVEIAKLYQNRGVTLEDLIQEGNIGLLCAVETLYTDTVLENETDFIEGYIRNAMEEIIYESTESSSFEEEMIKKIDYIRKASEDLKEELGREGNIHELSRYVKMSEEELIDIINMSVDGVKLSKKHD
- a CDS encoding DUF3810 domain-containing protein codes for the protein MQEYSEAPVTMVKWYMAFCKKRIFLLLLAPVSVFFLWLAKVNQNFAELVFARKIYKVIAHAVSFISDKFPISLMEVEIILLPVLVVLGIAYLIYQLIRHKKNSKSISYLMLLTLVNVACIASVLFFMYVFMAGINYHRYSFAKISGYNIQESSVEDLYQMTINLSERAAKARNLISTKGGEFTKDGNVSIDKSNWKALVAAEVKAYAKEGKVYPELKGNYKSVKSVDFSRVMSAMEITGIFWPFTMESNVNTDVVDYSIPATMGHEMAHLRGFMREDEANFISYLICSNSDNPVLQYSGLMLALSYAGNQLYNQSPEDFEKVRATYTAEMSADLREDYYYWVQFEDTVISTASNTVNDNYLKANNQSDGVKSYGRMVDLLLAEYKAEKNN